The Neodiprion fabricii isolate iyNeoFabr1 chromosome 4, iyNeoFabr1.1, whole genome shotgun sequence genome window below encodes:
- the LOC124180258 gene encoding rho GTPase-activating protein 39 isoform X2 produces the protein MASDSRMEWVEIIEPRTKEHMYANLTTGECVWDPPPGVPVKKTDNNQWWELFDQNTSRFYYYNATSQKTVWHRPTDCDIIPLAKLQTLKQNTEPVGPGGDSQRGNEPKKKESVSTQTPTSSVGRVAHLPFQESPNLAATLQVGSACRSRGPGVGIDAQTSPPSLSPSSRRHHHHHHHHHNSRHHHRHHEQPAARRQHNHSQDSGRSSDSSVSHSRTSLESTGYRLLDSPHRHHHRSIGQTQPIPPPSSHLRQQSGTLENRSHKSGTLESVKNQKMQPKTDSPPLGLSLSTSTPLFKKKTFVEPQREIRGTNLDSDRSKDNRGSYGPEPSTSPYRESLMESRGFRQEMPPYRPPEVQVGQVYKPQVDKYGSLVETTGNRYHRERDLHYRERVNSLDKTNATSFYPSSIHHRNRQETGSGSISRPHHVGSVSLSEANVREKYGGVPPERAETNKSLIRSGGGIMANVSKQRSLEVGERDHRRTNCNNSIDRTPQPIARSYSFVQQQKQQQKQQNRRRDRDDDSMHERYLVGQPHPPPRDSSNSNSNDTSSTNSSSNSMGGEEVVGVEESANGKKKKSNGNPSPPPSPYYGNLLVDSDHLLPLQHYILQQAKLSGCYRFGDPLLAEEGDDSLDEEGGRGGGAGGRVDDDSDDQFADDEAASNQGDSSSQEYLEDHYADLGNYDTAGLATYYNTADTLTRPPATPPPPTIVSHTESIAAGVVRPISLPPSTGTNLGTTPNIGNESGIGSTDFDEVRRDGGGGDIEKYAQDNLNLNCGRPKGLRLLFRKKFSVRDMLSWSKDPIPQPMLAITGRDGEKLLKREACNLFRLVQVYMGDRKANVGMTLDGVAMDIVNTIFAKPPLRDELYVQICRQTTENPRKESLRRGWELMAVCLAFVPASATFEPYLEGYMNRHRDPDFQFLEVPKWPIHVQVSHYATVACRRLQRIGAHGKRQPRKATLEDIDQARIQIFRASMFGATLGEVMALQRDRYPQRELPWVQTTLARQVLLRGGTTTEGIFRVSADADEVSVLKASLDRFEDSGVANSAQDAHAPASLLKLWVRELYEPLIPDALYTECVSLRHDDVRAAAAAATALIDRLPDLNRRVLCHLIRFLQIFARPEVVVRTKMDASNLAMVMAPNVLRCTSQDPRVILENARKEMAFVRTLIQSLDTAWVEGLH, from the exons ACATTAAAGCAAAATACGGAGCCTGTCGGACCTGGTGGAGATTCGCAGAGGGGAAATGAGCCCAAGAAGAAAGAGTCCGTTTCAACACAGACTCCAACTTCTTCAGTTGGTAGAGTTGCACATTTGCCCTTTCAGGAGAGTCCAAATCTAGCTGCGACACTA CAGGTCGGAAGTGCTTGCAGATCTCGAGGTCCAGGAGTCGGTATCGATGCTCAAACTTCGCCTCCGTCACTTTCACCTTCGTCCAGACGTCACCATCATCACCACCATCATCACCATAACAGCCGGCATCATCATCGACATCATGAACAACCTGCTGCTCGTAGGCAACACAATCACTCCCAG GATTCCGGGCGTTCCAGCGATAGCTCGGTATCACATAGTCGCACGTCTTTGGAATCTACTGGGTATCGACTCCTGGATTCACCTCATCGACATCACCATCGTTCCATTGGTCAGACCCAACCGATACCACCACCATCATCTCATTTGCGTCAACAATCTGGTACCTTGGAAAATCGAAGTCACAAAAGTGGGACTCTGGAGAGtgtgaaaaaccaaaaaatgcAACCAAAAACTGATTCACCACCGCTTGGTTTATCGCTTTCTACTAGTACTcctcttttcaaaaaaaaaacctttgtAGAACCGCAAAGAGAAATAAGGGGGACGAATTTGGATTCGGACAGAA gCAAAGACAACAGAGGTTCGTATGGCCCTGAGCCAAGTACATCGCCATATAGAGAATCGTTGATGGAATCACGAGGTTTTAGGCAAGAAATGCCGCCATACCGTCCACCCGAAGTTCAAGTCGGTCAAGTGTATAAACCTCAGGTGGACAAATACGGATCTCTCGTGGAGACGACAGGGAATCGATACCACAGAGAACGGGATCTACATTACAGGGAGAGGGTAAACAGTCTAGACAAAACAAACGCAACATCGTTTTATCCTAGTTCTATTCATCATCGCAACAGGCAGGAAACAGGCAGTGGTAGCATCAGCAGACCTCACCATGTTGGCTCAGTTTCTCTGTCAGAGGCTAATGTCAGGGAAAAATATGGTGGTGTACCACCCGAGAGAGCAGAAACGAATAAAAGTTTGATCAGAAGTGGAGGCGGCATTATGGCTAATGTCTCCAAGCAAAGGAGCTTGGAAGTTGGTGAAAGAGATCATAGGAGGACAAATTGCAACAATTCTATTGACC GCACACCGCAACCAATAGCACGGAGCTACAGTTTCGTTCAGCAACAAAAGCAGCAACAGAAACAGCAAAACAGGAGACGAGATAGAGACGACGATTCAATGCATGAGAGATATTTAGTTGGCCAACCGCATCCTCCGCCGCGAGACAGCAGTAACAGTAATAGCAATGACACCAGCAGCACAAACAGCAGCAGTAACAGCATGGGGGGTGAGGAAGTGGTTGGAGTTGAGGAGAGCgcgaatgggaaaaaaaagaagagtaaCGGAAACCCTAGTCCTCCCCCTTCACCTTATTACGGAAATCTATTAGTGGATTCCGACCACTTGCTACCTCTTCAACATTACATTCTTCAGCAGGCTAAACTCTCTg GTTGTTATCGGTTTGGTGATCCCTTGCTCGCTGAAGAAGGAGATGATTCGTTAGATGAAGAAGGTGGCCGAGGTGGAGGAGCAGGGGGAAGGGTGGATGACGATTCTGACGATCAGTTTGCAGATGATGAGGCTGCTAGCAATCAGGGAGATTCTTCAAGCCAAGAATATCTTGAGGATCACTATGCAG ATTTAGGCAACTATGACACGGCAGGTTTAGCTACTTATTATAATACAGCAGACACTTTGACGAGGCCTCCAGCTACCCCGCCACCCCCAACTATAGTTTCTCACACTGAG AGCATAGCTGCGGGGGTTGTGAGACCGATTTCCCTGCCACCTTCGACTGGAACGAATTTAGGAACGACTCCGAATATTGGAAATGAATCTGGAATAGGATCGACGGACTTTGACGAAGTGAGGCGAGACGGCGGTGGCGGAGACATAGAAAAATATGCGCAAGACAATTTGAACCTGAACTGTGGAAGACCGAAGGGACTCAGGCTGCTTTTCCGTAAGAAATTCAGCGTGCGCGACATGCTGAGTTGGTCTAAAGACCCGATACCTCAGCCAATGCTTGCTATAACTGGTAGAGACGGTGAGAAGCTTCTTAAGAGAGAAGCTTGTAATTTATTCAGACTCGTGCAAGTTTACATGGGAGATAGAAAAGCTAACGTAGGTATGACTCTCGATGGAGTAGCAATGGACATAGTCAATACAATCTTTGCTAAACCGCCGCTACGAGACGAGCTTTACGTGCAAATCTGTCGTCAAACTACGGAAAATCCTCGTAAAGAAAGCCTGCGCAGAGGATGGGAGCTGATGGCTGTCTGTCTGGCTTTTGTTCCTGCTAGTGCTACTTTTGAGCCGTACCTTGAAGGCTACATGAACAGGCATAGAGATccagattttcaatttctcgaaGTTCCAAAATGGCCAATACACGTCCAAGTCAGTCACTATGCTACCGTCGCATGCCGGCGCTTACAGCGCATTGGAGCCCATGGAAAACGCCAACCCCGCAAGGCTACTCTTGAGGACATTGACCAAGCTAGG ATACAAATCTTCCGTGCTTCGATGTTTGGCGCGACGCTAGGAGAAGTCATGGCTTTGCAACGAGATCGATACCCTCAAAGGGAGCTTCCCTGGGTGCAAACGACACTAGCAAGACAGGTTTTACTTCGTGGTGGAACTACAACAGAAGGGATTTTCAGAGTATCTGCCGACGCAGATGAGGTTAGCGTCCTTAAAGCGTCTCTTGACCGATTCGAGGATAGCGGAGTGGCAAATTCAGCCCAAGATGCTCACGCACCAGCTTCTCTATTGAAGCTTTGGGTAAGGGAACTGTACGAGCCACTCATCCCGGATGCTCTCTATACCGAATGTGTCTCATTACGCCACGACGATGTTCGAGCCGCTGCCGCAGCAGCTACTGCATTGATAGATCGGCTTCCCGACCTTAACCGTCGTGTTCTTTGTCATCTGATAAGATTTTTACAG atatttGCAAGACCGGAAGTTGTTGTTCGAACAAAAATGGATGCAAGCAACTTGGCTATGGTAATGGCTCCTAACGTGTTGCGTTGTACGTCCCAGGATCCGAGAGTTATTCTAGAAAATGCTAGAAAAGAGATGGCCTTTGTTCGCACCCTCATTCAATCTCTAGACACTGCGTGGGTCGAAGGTCTTCACTGA
- the LOC124180258 gene encoding rho GTPase-activating protein 39 isoform X1, giving the protein MASDSRMEWVEIIEPRTKEHMYANLTTGECVWDPPPGVPVKKTDNNQWWELFDQNTSRFYYYNATSQKTVWHRPTDCDIIPLAKLQTLKQNTEPVGPGGDSQRGNEPKKKESVSTQTPTSSVGRVAHLPFQESPNLAATLQVGSACRSRGPGVGIDAQTSPPSLSPSSRRHHHHHHHHHNSRHHHRHHEQPAARRQHNHSQDSGRSSDSSVSHSRTSLESTGYRLLDSPHRHHHRSIGQTQPIPPPSSHLRQQSGTLENRSHKSGTLESVKNQKMQPKTDSPPLGLSLSTSTPLFKKKTFVEPQREIRGTNLDSDRSKNGKDNRGSYGPEPSTSPYRESLMESRGFRQEMPPYRPPEVQVGQVYKPQVDKYGSLVETTGNRYHRERDLHYRERVNSLDKTNATSFYPSSIHHRNRQETGSGSISRPHHVGSVSLSEANVREKYGGVPPERAETNKSLIRSGGGIMANVSKQRSLEVGERDHRRTNCNNSIDRTPQPIARSYSFVQQQKQQQKQQNRRRDRDDDSMHERYLVGQPHPPPRDSSNSNSNDTSSTNSSSNSMGGEEVVGVEESANGKKKKSNGNPSPPPSPYYGNLLVDSDHLLPLQHYILQQAKLSGCYRFGDPLLAEEGDDSLDEEGGRGGGAGGRVDDDSDDQFADDEAASNQGDSSSQEYLEDHYADLGNYDTAGLATYYNTADTLTRPPATPPPPTIVSHTESIAAGVVRPISLPPSTGTNLGTTPNIGNESGIGSTDFDEVRRDGGGGDIEKYAQDNLNLNCGRPKGLRLLFRKKFSVRDMLSWSKDPIPQPMLAITGRDGEKLLKREACNLFRLVQVYMGDRKANVGMTLDGVAMDIVNTIFAKPPLRDELYVQICRQTTENPRKESLRRGWELMAVCLAFVPASATFEPYLEGYMNRHRDPDFQFLEVPKWPIHVQVSHYATVACRRLQRIGAHGKRQPRKATLEDIDQARIQIFRASMFGATLGEVMALQRDRYPQRELPWVQTTLARQVLLRGGTTTEGIFRVSADADEVSVLKASLDRFEDSGVANSAQDAHAPASLLKLWVRELYEPLIPDALYTECVSLRHDDVRAAAAAATALIDRLPDLNRRVLCHLIRFLQIFARPEVVVRTKMDASNLAMVMAPNVLRCTSQDPRVILENARKEMAFVRTLIQSLDTAWVEGLH; this is encoded by the exons ACATTAAAGCAAAATACGGAGCCTGTCGGACCTGGTGGAGATTCGCAGAGGGGAAATGAGCCCAAGAAGAAAGAGTCCGTTTCAACACAGACTCCAACTTCTTCAGTTGGTAGAGTTGCACATTTGCCCTTTCAGGAGAGTCCAAATCTAGCTGCGACACTA CAGGTCGGAAGTGCTTGCAGATCTCGAGGTCCAGGAGTCGGTATCGATGCTCAAACTTCGCCTCCGTCACTTTCACCTTCGTCCAGACGTCACCATCATCACCACCATCATCACCATAACAGCCGGCATCATCATCGACATCATGAACAACCTGCTGCTCGTAGGCAACACAATCACTCCCAG GATTCCGGGCGTTCCAGCGATAGCTCGGTATCACATAGTCGCACGTCTTTGGAATCTACTGGGTATCGACTCCTGGATTCACCTCATCGACATCACCATCGTTCCATTGGTCAGACCCAACCGATACCACCACCATCATCTCATTTGCGTCAACAATCTGGTACCTTGGAAAATCGAAGTCACAAAAGTGGGACTCTGGAGAGtgtgaaaaaccaaaaaatgcAACCAAAAACTGATTCACCACCGCTTGGTTTATCGCTTTCTACTAGTACTcctcttttcaaaaaaaaaacctttgtAGAACCGCAAAGAGAAATAAGGGGGACGAATTTGGATTCGGACAGAAGTAAGAATG gCAAAGACAACAGAGGTTCGTATGGCCCTGAGCCAAGTACATCGCCATATAGAGAATCGTTGATGGAATCACGAGGTTTTAGGCAAGAAATGCCGCCATACCGTCCACCCGAAGTTCAAGTCGGTCAAGTGTATAAACCTCAGGTGGACAAATACGGATCTCTCGTGGAGACGACAGGGAATCGATACCACAGAGAACGGGATCTACATTACAGGGAGAGGGTAAACAGTCTAGACAAAACAAACGCAACATCGTTTTATCCTAGTTCTATTCATCATCGCAACAGGCAGGAAACAGGCAGTGGTAGCATCAGCAGACCTCACCATGTTGGCTCAGTTTCTCTGTCAGAGGCTAATGTCAGGGAAAAATATGGTGGTGTACCACCCGAGAGAGCAGAAACGAATAAAAGTTTGATCAGAAGTGGAGGCGGCATTATGGCTAATGTCTCCAAGCAAAGGAGCTTGGAAGTTGGTGAAAGAGATCATAGGAGGACAAATTGCAACAATTCTATTGACC GCACACCGCAACCAATAGCACGGAGCTACAGTTTCGTTCAGCAACAAAAGCAGCAACAGAAACAGCAAAACAGGAGACGAGATAGAGACGACGATTCAATGCATGAGAGATATTTAGTTGGCCAACCGCATCCTCCGCCGCGAGACAGCAGTAACAGTAATAGCAATGACACCAGCAGCACAAACAGCAGCAGTAACAGCATGGGGGGTGAGGAAGTGGTTGGAGTTGAGGAGAGCgcgaatgggaaaaaaaagaagagtaaCGGAAACCCTAGTCCTCCCCCTTCACCTTATTACGGAAATCTATTAGTGGATTCCGACCACTTGCTACCTCTTCAACATTACATTCTTCAGCAGGCTAAACTCTCTg GTTGTTATCGGTTTGGTGATCCCTTGCTCGCTGAAGAAGGAGATGATTCGTTAGATGAAGAAGGTGGCCGAGGTGGAGGAGCAGGGGGAAGGGTGGATGACGATTCTGACGATCAGTTTGCAGATGATGAGGCTGCTAGCAATCAGGGAGATTCTTCAAGCCAAGAATATCTTGAGGATCACTATGCAG ATTTAGGCAACTATGACACGGCAGGTTTAGCTACTTATTATAATACAGCAGACACTTTGACGAGGCCTCCAGCTACCCCGCCACCCCCAACTATAGTTTCTCACACTGAG AGCATAGCTGCGGGGGTTGTGAGACCGATTTCCCTGCCACCTTCGACTGGAACGAATTTAGGAACGACTCCGAATATTGGAAATGAATCTGGAATAGGATCGACGGACTTTGACGAAGTGAGGCGAGACGGCGGTGGCGGAGACATAGAAAAATATGCGCAAGACAATTTGAACCTGAACTGTGGAAGACCGAAGGGACTCAGGCTGCTTTTCCGTAAGAAATTCAGCGTGCGCGACATGCTGAGTTGGTCTAAAGACCCGATACCTCAGCCAATGCTTGCTATAACTGGTAGAGACGGTGAGAAGCTTCTTAAGAGAGAAGCTTGTAATTTATTCAGACTCGTGCAAGTTTACATGGGAGATAGAAAAGCTAACGTAGGTATGACTCTCGATGGAGTAGCAATGGACATAGTCAATACAATCTTTGCTAAACCGCCGCTACGAGACGAGCTTTACGTGCAAATCTGTCGTCAAACTACGGAAAATCCTCGTAAAGAAAGCCTGCGCAGAGGATGGGAGCTGATGGCTGTCTGTCTGGCTTTTGTTCCTGCTAGTGCTACTTTTGAGCCGTACCTTGAAGGCTACATGAACAGGCATAGAGATccagattttcaatttctcgaaGTTCCAAAATGGCCAATACACGTCCAAGTCAGTCACTATGCTACCGTCGCATGCCGGCGCTTACAGCGCATTGGAGCCCATGGAAAACGCCAACCCCGCAAGGCTACTCTTGAGGACATTGACCAAGCTAGG ATACAAATCTTCCGTGCTTCGATGTTTGGCGCGACGCTAGGAGAAGTCATGGCTTTGCAACGAGATCGATACCCTCAAAGGGAGCTTCCCTGGGTGCAAACGACACTAGCAAGACAGGTTTTACTTCGTGGTGGAACTACAACAGAAGGGATTTTCAGAGTATCTGCCGACGCAGATGAGGTTAGCGTCCTTAAAGCGTCTCTTGACCGATTCGAGGATAGCGGAGTGGCAAATTCAGCCCAAGATGCTCACGCACCAGCTTCTCTATTGAAGCTTTGGGTAAGGGAACTGTACGAGCCACTCATCCCGGATGCTCTCTATACCGAATGTGTCTCATTACGCCACGACGATGTTCGAGCCGCTGCCGCAGCAGCTACTGCATTGATAGATCGGCTTCCCGACCTTAACCGTCGTGTTCTTTGTCATCTGATAAGATTTTTACAG atatttGCAAGACCGGAAGTTGTTGTTCGAACAAAAATGGATGCAAGCAACTTGGCTATGGTAATGGCTCCTAACGTGTTGCGTTGTACGTCCCAGGATCCGAGAGTTATTCTAGAAAATGCTAGAAAAGAGATGGCCTTTGTTCGCACCCTCATTCAATCTCTAGACACTGCGTGGGTCGAAGGTCTTCACTGA
- the LOC124180258 gene encoding rho GTPase-activating protein 39 isoform X3, translating to MEWVEIIEPRTKEHMYANLTTGECVWDPPPGVPVKKTDNNQWWELFDQNTSRFYYYNATSQKTVWHRPTDCDIIPLAKLQTLKQNTEPVGPGGDSQRGNEPKKKESVSTQTPTSSVGRVAHLPFQESPNLAATLQVGSACRSRGPGVGIDAQTSPPSLSPSSRRHHHHHHHHHNSRHHHRHHEQPAARRQHNHSQDSGRSSDSSVSHSRTSLESTGYRLLDSPHRHHHRSIGQTQPIPPPSSHLRQQSGTLENRSHKSGTLESVKNQKMQPKTDSPPLGLSLSTSTPLFKKKTFVEPQREIRGTNLDSDRSKNGKDNRGSYGPEPSTSPYRESLMESRGFRQEMPPYRPPEVQVGQVYKPQVDKYGSLVETTGNRYHRERDLHYRERVNSLDKTNATSFYPSSIHHRNRQETGSGSISRPHHVGSVSLSEANVREKYGGVPPERAETNKSLIRSGGGIMANVSKQRSLEVGERDHRRTNCNNSIDRTPQPIARSYSFVQQQKQQQKQQNRRRDRDDDSMHERYLVGQPHPPPRDSSNSNSNDTSSTNSSSNSMGGEEVVGVEESANGKKKKSNGNPSPPPSPYYGNLLVDSDHLLPLQHYILQQAKLSGCYRFGDPLLAEEGDDSLDEEGGRGGGAGGRVDDDSDDQFADDEAASNQGDSSSQEYLEDHYADLGNYDTAGLATYYNTADTLTRPPATPPPPTIVSHTESIAAGVVRPISLPPSTGTNLGTTPNIGNESGIGSTDFDEVRRDGGGGDIEKYAQDNLNLNCGRPKGLRLLFRKKFSVRDMLSWSKDPIPQPMLAITGRDGEKLLKREACNLFRLVQVYMGDRKANVGMTLDGVAMDIVNTIFAKPPLRDELYVQICRQTTENPRKESLRRGWELMAVCLAFVPASATFEPYLEGYMNRHRDPDFQFLEVPKWPIHVQVSHYATVACRRLQRIGAHGKRQPRKATLEDIDQARIQIFRASMFGATLGEVMALQRDRYPQRELPWVQTTLARQVLLRGGTTTEGIFRVSADADEVSVLKASLDRFEDSGVANSAQDAHAPASLLKLWVRELYEPLIPDALYTECVSLRHDDVRAAAAAATALIDRLPDLNRRVLCHLIRFLQIFARPEVVVRTKMDASNLAMVMAPNVLRCTSQDPRVILENARKEMAFVRTLIQSLDTAWVEGLH from the exons ACATTAAAGCAAAATACGGAGCCTGTCGGACCTGGTGGAGATTCGCAGAGGGGAAATGAGCCCAAGAAGAAAGAGTCCGTTTCAACACAGACTCCAACTTCTTCAGTTGGTAGAGTTGCACATTTGCCCTTTCAGGAGAGTCCAAATCTAGCTGCGACACTA CAGGTCGGAAGTGCTTGCAGATCTCGAGGTCCAGGAGTCGGTATCGATGCTCAAACTTCGCCTCCGTCACTTTCACCTTCGTCCAGACGTCACCATCATCACCACCATCATCACCATAACAGCCGGCATCATCATCGACATCATGAACAACCTGCTGCTCGTAGGCAACACAATCACTCCCAG GATTCCGGGCGTTCCAGCGATAGCTCGGTATCACATAGTCGCACGTCTTTGGAATCTACTGGGTATCGACTCCTGGATTCACCTCATCGACATCACCATCGTTCCATTGGTCAGACCCAACCGATACCACCACCATCATCTCATTTGCGTCAACAATCTGGTACCTTGGAAAATCGAAGTCACAAAAGTGGGACTCTGGAGAGtgtgaaaaaccaaaaaatgcAACCAAAAACTGATTCACCACCGCTTGGTTTATCGCTTTCTACTAGTACTcctcttttcaaaaaaaaaacctttgtAGAACCGCAAAGAGAAATAAGGGGGACGAATTTGGATTCGGACAGAAGTAAGAATG gCAAAGACAACAGAGGTTCGTATGGCCCTGAGCCAAGTACATCGCCATATAGAGAATCGTTGATGGAATCACGAGGTTTTAGGCAAGAAATGCCGCCATACCGTCCACCCGAAGTTCAAGTCGGTCAAGTGTATAAACCTCAGGTGGACAAATACGGATCTCTCGTGGAGACGACAGGGAATCGATACCACAGAGAACGGGATCTACATTACAGGGAGAGGGTAAACAGTCTAGACAAAACAAACGCAACATCGTTTTATCCTAGTTCTATTCATCATCGCAACAGGCAGGAAACAGGCAGTGGTAGCATCAGCAGACCTCACCATGTTGGCTCAGTTTCTCTGTCAGAGGCTAATGTCAGGGAAAAATATGGTGGTGTACCACCCGAGAGAGCAGAAACGAATAAAAGTTTGATCAGAAGTGGAGGCGGCATTATGGCTAATGTCTCCAAGCAAAGGAGCTTGGAAGTTGGTGAAAGAGATCATAGGAGGACAAATTGCAACAATTCTATTGACC GCACACCGCAACCAATAGCACGGAGCTACAGTTTCGTTCAGCAACAAAAGCAGCAACAGAAACAGCAAAACAGGAGACGAGATAGAGACGACGATTCAATGCATGAGAGATATTTAGTTGGCCAACCGCATCCTCCGCCGCGAGACAGCAGTAACAGTAATAGCAATGACACCAGCAGCACAAACAGCAGCAGTAACAGCATGGGGGGTGAGGAAGTGGTTGGAGTTGAGGAGAGCgcgaatgggaaaaaaaagaagagtaaCGGAAACCCTAGTCCTCCCCCTTCACCTTATTACGGAAATCTATTAGTGGATTCCGACCACTTGCTACCTCTTCAACATTACATTCTTCAGCAGGCTAAACTCTCTg GTTGTTATCGGTTTGGTGATCCCTTGCTCGCTGAAGAAGGAGATGATTCGTTAGATGAAGAAGGTGGCCGAGGTGGAGGAGCAGGGGGAAGGGTGGATGACGATTCTGACGATCAGTTTGCAGATGATGAGGCTGCTAGCAATCAGGGAGATTCTTCAAGCCAAGAATATCTTGAGGATCACTATGCAG ATTTAGGCAACTATGACACGGCAGGTTTAGCTACTTATTATAATACAGCAGACACTTTGACGAGGCCTCCAGCTACCCCGCCACCCCCAACTATAGTTTCTCACACTGAG AGCATAGCTGCGGGGGTTGTGAGACCGATTTCCCTGCCACCTTCGACTGGAACGAATTTAGGAACGACTCCGAATATTGGAAATGAATCTGGAATAGGATCGACGGACTTTGACGAAGTGAGGCGAGACGGCGGTGGCGGAGACATAGAAAAATATGCGCAAGACAATTTGAACCTGAACTGTGGAAGACCGAAGGGACTCAGGCTGCTTTTCCGTAAGAAATTCAGCGTGCGCGACATGCTGAGTTGGTCTAAAGACCCGATACCTCAGCCAATGCTTGCTATAACTGGTAGAGACGGTGAGAAGCTTCTTAAGAGAGAAGCTTGTAATTTATTCAGACTCGTGCAAGTTTACATGGGAGATAGAAAAGCTAACGTAGGTATGACTCTCGATGGAGTAGCAATGGACATAGTCAATACAATCTTTGCTAAACCGCCGCTACGAGACGAGCTTTACGTGCAAATCTGTCGTCAAACTACGGAAAATCCTCGTAAAGAAAGCCTGCGCAGAGGATGGGAGCTGATGGCTGTCTGTCTGGCTTTTGTTCCTGCTAGTGCTACTTTTGAGCCGTACCTTGAAGGCTACATGAACAGGCATAGAGATccagattttcaatttctcgaaGTTCCAAAATGGCCAATACACGTCCAAGTCAGTCACTATGCTACCGTCGCATGCCGGCGCTTACAGCGCATTGGAGCCCATGGAAAACGCCAACCCCGCAAGGCTACTCTTGAGGACATTGACCAAGCTAGG ATACAAATCTTCCGTGCTTCGATGTTTGGCGCGACGCTAGGAGAAGTCATGGCTTTGCAACGAGATCGATACCCTCAAAGGGAGCTTCCCTGGGTGCAAACGACACTAGCAAGACAGGTTTTACTTCGTGGTGGAACTACAACAGAAGGGATTTTCAGAGTATCTGCCGACGCAGATGAGGTTAGCGTCCTTAAAGCGTCTCTTGACCGATTCGAGGATAGCGGAGTGGCAAATTCAGCCCAAGATGCTCACGCACCAGCTTCTCTATTGAAGCTTTGGGTAAGGGAACTGTACGAGCCACTCATCCCGGATGCTCTCTATACCGAATGTGTCTCATTACGCCACGACGATGTTCGAGCCGCTGCCGCAGCAGCTACTGCATTGATAGATCGGCTTCCCGACCTTAACCGTCGTGTTCTTTGTCATCTGATAAGATTTTTACAG atatttGCAAGACCGGAAGTTGTTGTTCGAACAAAAATGGATGCAAGCAACTTGGCTATGGTAATGGCTCCTAACGTGTTGCGTTGTACGTCCCAGGATCCGAGAGTTATTCTAGAAAATGCTAGAAAAGAGATGGCCTTTGTTCGCACCCTCATTCAATCTCTAGACACTGCGTGGGTCGAAGGTCTTCACTGA